Proteins from a genomic interval of Candidatus Thermoplasmatota archaeon:
- a CDS encoding winged helix-turn-helix transcriptional regulator: MKNAGILVLAAMLVAAPLASAASPGEATDAVEDRLDLGWLFGWFGFSAPPENLPVFVTVPRAEDVLATADVPNEPRFMIFESKQDPPAARETSPEPAREEPRRARAPLAAPPDAAIVVEAVREAPGAATHPIIRALDAVAGLARDVGRLLGIVPAEEARDLEAASTPVAGVPVREAPGAAVGEAAALAGLAIVAVAGAAAAAKGSGASGLRRLIALLAFTRLGKEDVLGHAARDALYARVKARPGLSLHDLVTGSEVGRTAVQYHLDVLEREGLVVSKRAGRVRVYHAAGQRVDEAAAAILDHATTRTMAQVIAREPGVDQRGLAERLAISTSLAHWHLARLERMKVVAKVRDGRRVRYYPGEGFAALSHLVQ, encoded by the coding sequence ATGAAGAACGCCGGAATTCTCGTTCTCGCCGCCATGCTCGTCGCCGCCCCTCTCGCCTCCGCGGCCTCCCCGGGCGAAGCGACCGACGCCGTCGAGGACCGGCTGGACCTCGGGTGGCTCTTCGGGTGGTTCGGCTTCTCGGCCCCGCCCGAGAACCTCCCCGTCTTCGTCACGGTTCCCCGCGCGGAGGACGTCCTCGCGACCGCCGACGTCCCCAACGAGCCGCGGTTCATGATCTTCGAGTCGAAACAGGATCCCCCCGCCGCGCGCGAAACGTCCCCCGAACCCGCGCGCGAGGAGCCGCGCCGAGCGCGCGCGCCCCTCGCCGCGCCCCCCGACGCCGCGATCGTCGTCGAGGCCGTGCGCGAGGCGCCCGGCGCGGCGACCCATCCGATCATCCGCGCCCTCGACGCCGTCGCCGGGCTCGCGCGCGACGTCGGTCGTCTCCTCGGGATCGTCCCCGCGGAGGAGGCGCGCGACCTCGAAGCCGCCTCGACGCCCGTTGCGGGCGTTCCGGTGCGCGAAGCGCCCGGAGCCGCCGTCGGCGAGGCCGCGGCCCTCGCGGGCCTCGCGATCGTCGCGGTCGCCGGAGCCGCGGCCGCCGCGAAGGGTTCAGGGGCCTCCGGCCTCCGGCGCCTCATCGCGCTCCTCGCGTTCACGCGCCTCGGCAAGGAGGACGTCCTCGGCCACGCGGCCCGCGACGCGCTCTATGCGCGCGTGAAGGCCCGGCCCGGCCTCTCGCTCCACGATCTCGTCACGGGCTCCGAGGTCGGCCGCACCGCGGTCCAATACCACCTCGACGTCCTCGAGCGCGAAGGCCTCGTCGTCTCGAAGCGCGCCGGTCGCGTCCGCGTTTATCACGCGGCGGGCCAGCGCGTCGACGAGGCGGCCGCCGCCATCCTCGACCACGCGACCACCCGGACCATGGCGCAGGTCATCGCGCGCGAACCGGGCGTCGACCAGCGCGGCCTCGCGGAGCGGCTCGCCATCTCCACGAGCCTCGCCCACTGGCACCTCGCCCGCCTCGAACGCATGAAGGTGGTCGCGAAGGTCCGCGACGGCCGCCGTGTCCGCTATTATCCTGGCGAGGGTTTCGCGGCGCTCTCGCATCTCGTTCAGTGA
- a CDS encoding YkgJ family cysteine cluster protein gives MTLPDDATLAALGRRVDFRECGPCGGACCRMPWTVFVTPRDVERLERATGRARASFARLAPLPAWEREAFGEGNLLFTRVALADGRVPQLLKREDGACVFLDAAGGCGVHASKPLMCRLFPFYYEMAGDDGAFDPRERPSPAGTRGQVLGRPLRLLVDRGHEGRCPIATDRIAEVEREAGDAALALAQAFEEDLTRFAGEKEAYAAQWKRPGRGSSDIGSS, from the coding sequence GTGACCCTCCCGGACGACGCCACGCTCGCGGCCCTCGGCCGCCGCGTCGACTTCCGCGAGTGCGGCCCTTGCGGGGGCGCGTGCTGCAGGATGCCGTGGACGGTCTTCGTGACGCCGCGCGACGTCGAGCGGCTCGAGCGCGCGACCGGCCGAGCGCGCGCGTCGTTCGCGCGCCTCGCGCCGCTTCCCGCGTGGGAGCGCGAGGCCTTCGGCGAGGGAAATCTTCTCTTCACGCGGGTCGCCCTCGCGGACGGTCGCGTTCCGCAGCTCCTCAAGCGCGAGGACGGGGCGTGCGTCTTCCTCGACGCCGCGGGCGGCTGCGGCGTCCACGCGTCGAAACCCCTCATGTGCCGCCTCTTCCCCTTCTATTACGAAATGGCCGGAGACGACGGCGCCTTCGACCCTCGGGAGCGACCGTCACCCGCCGGCACGCGCGGACAGGTCCTCGGGCGACCCCTCAGGCTCCTCGTCGACCGGGGGCACGAGGGGCGCTGCCCGATCGCGACGGACCGCATCGCCGAGGTGGAGCGCGAGGCGGGCGACGCGGCCCTCGCGCTCGCGCAGGCGTTCGAGGAGGACCTGACCCGATTCGCCGGGGAGAAGGAGGCGTACGCCGCTCAGTGGAAGCGGCCGGGAAGGGGCTCGTCCGACATCGGCAGCTCGTAA
- a CDS encoding XTP/dITP diphosphatase: MRIHFVTGNAGKHREASALLARLGHACVMRTLDLPELQADTLEEVARGKVAAARKIVDEPFFVDDAGLFVDALKGFPGVYSAHALKTIGVPGILKLLEGAPDRTARFEAVIGYWSPEAGERYFTGISKGVIAETARDGGLGFGFDPVFVPQGQSLTFAELPTETKNRLSHRGRALDAFAGFLAGSKPT; this comes from the coding sequence GTGCGGATCCACTTCGTCACCGGGAACGCGGGCAAGCACCGCGAAGCCTCGGCCCTGCTTGCGCGCCTTGGCCACGCGTGCGTGATGCGGACCCTCGACCTCCCGGAACTCCAGGCCGATACGCTCGAGGAGGTCGCGCGCGGCAAAGTGGCCGCGGCCCGGAAGATCGTGGACGAGCCGTTCTTCGTCGACGACGCGGGGCTTTTCGTCGACGCGCTCAAGGGATTCCCGGGCGTCTACAGCGCGCACGCGCTCAAGACCATCGGCGTCCCGGGCATCCTGAAGCTCCTCGAAGGCGCGCCGGACCGCACCGCGCGATTCGAGGCCGTGATCGGATATTGGTCGCCTGAAGCGGGCGAGCGCTATTTCACGGGCATCTCGAAGGGCGTGATCGCGGAGACGGCCCGCGACGGAGGCCTCGGATTCGGTTTCGACCCGGTCTTCGTGCCCCAGGGCCAGTCGCTCACGTTCGCGGAGCTTCCCACCGAAACGAAGAACCGGCTGAGCCACCGCGGCCGCGCGCTCGACGCTTTCGCGGGATTCCTCGCGGGCTCGAAACCTACTTGA
- a CDS encoding GNAT family N-acetyltransferase, giving the protein MTVVTDGGLRGLHDTLESAYLALLAQGSARHFERRRDGYTLVGFAGLASPSMNRVASIDVPPARIGEMVEDAHDLFRERGLPWCVHVTPFTRPSDLESRLGRFRLLSELSVMVHDPAMQPRARPRAAPGDLRVRELEARELPLFLNVTLETFGMSRGFFPGLLDITAGWVESGGRAYVAELDGEVVGCGLLSRSEDVGGVYNMGTKPSARRRGVATAILRRIIRDQEESGGGLLTLQVTRDAYAEALYRSLGFERAYSWRLLAPRTYH; this is encoded by the coding sequence GTGACCGTCGTCACCGACGGGGGATTGCGGGGTCTCCACGACACGCTGGAGTCGGCCTACCTTGCGCTCCTCGCCCAGGGCTCCGCCCGCCACTTCGAGCGGCGACGGGACGGCTACACGCTCGTCGGCTTCGCGGGCCTCGCGAGCCCGTCGATGAACCGCGTCGCGTCCATCGACGTCCCGCCGGCGCGGATCGGGGAGATGGTCGAGGACGCGCACGACCTCTTCCGCGAGCGCGGCCTGCCGTGGTGCGTGCACGTCACGCCGTTCACGAGGCCCTCCGACCTCGAAAGCCGCCTCGGCCGTTTCCGGCTCCTCTCGGAGCTGAGCGTGATGGTGCACGACCCCGCGATGCAGCCTCGCGCGCGGCCGCGGGCGGCGCCCGGCGACCTCCGCGTGCGCGAGTTGGAGGCGCGCGAGCTGCCGCTCTTCCTCAACGTGACGCTCGAAACGTTCGGGATGTCGCGCGGTTTCTTCCCGGGGCTTCTCGACATCACCGCGGGCTGGGTCGAGTCGGGCGGCCGCGCCTACGTGGCGGAGCTCGACGGCGAAGTCGTGGGGTGCGGCCTGCTCTCGCGATCCGAAGACGTGGGCGGCGTCTACAACATGGGCACGAAACCCTCCGCCCGTCGTCGCGGCGTCGCGACCGCCATCCTGCGTCGCATCATCCGGGACCAAGAGGAGTCCGGGGGCGGCCTGCTGACGCTCCAGGTGACCCGCGACGCCTACGCGGAGGCGCTCTACCGCTCGCTCGGTTTCGAGCGGGCCTATTCGTGGAGGCTGCTCGCGCCCCGGACCTATCACTGA
- a CDS encoding YkgJ family cysteine cluster protein, giving the protein MIPVGTAGARFACNGCGHCCRHLVDLPDPRWPAAFDDLAPFGLYLLPSRGGLAVWSEERRVMLAEAKRRGFGLAFRPSLAALDERLGLVAFAWEAEHDVCPFVGEDNRCGIYDRRPTACRAYPLRHSRGGWTASASCDAAFEPGNGDWPKAYAACMPAAIAARRAPAEAVERLQRLEARGLVAPRHALPREALARALASGRLVDAADLEEARA; this is encoded by the coding sequence GTGATCCCCGTCGGGACGGCCGGAGCGCGCTTCGCGTGCAACGGATGCGGCCATTGCTGCCGTCACCTCGTCGACCTCCCCGACCCCCGTTGGCCGGCGGCCTTCGACGACCTCGCCCCCTTCGGGCTCTACCTCCTGCCGTCGCGCGGAGGCCTCGCCGTGTGGAGCGAGGAACGGCGCGTCATGCTCGCGGAGGCGAAGCGCCGGGGGTTCGGGCTCGCCTTCCGCCCCTCGCTCGCGGCCCTCGACGAGCGTCTGGGCCTCGTGGCCTTCGCGTGGGAGGCGGAGCACGACGTCTGCCCCTTCGTCGGCGAGGACAATCGCTGCGGCATCTACGACCGCAGGCCCACCGCGTGCCGCGCGTATCCGCTCCGGCACAGCAGGGGCGGCTGGACCGCGAGCGCCTCGTGCGACGCGGCCTTCGAGCCGGGAAACGGCGACTGGCCGAAGGCGTACGCCGCGTGCATGCCCGCGGCCATCGCCGCGAGGCGCGCGCCCGCCGAGGCCGTCGAGCGCCTCCAGCGCCTCGAGGCGCGCGGCCTCGTCGCGCCGCGCCATGCGCTCCCGCGCGAAGCGCTCGCGCGCGCGCTCGCCTCGGGCCGCCTCGTGGACGCGGCCGACCTCGAGGAGGCTCGCGCGTGA
- a CDS encoding general stress protein, protein MAERRKSKRPMTLSEAGRKGGQAVKRKYGAGFYQKIGKKGGEKGGQVRKRELGPEGYRKLGHKGGAAVVDKYGPEHMSKIGRKGGHKGGEARVAQSRAAERTTRRRR, encoded by the coding sequence ATGGCGGAGCGACGCAAGTCAAAGCGCCCGATGACCCTCAGCGAGGCCGGCCGGAAGGGCGGGCAGGCCGTGAAGCGCAAGTATGGCGCCGGCTTCTACCAGAAGATCGGCAAGAAGGGCGGCGAGAAGGGCGGACAGGTCCGCAAGCGCGAGCTGGGTCCCGAAGGGTACCGCAAGCTCGGCCACAAGGGCGGCGCCGCCGTGGTCGACAAGTACGGTCCCGAGCACATGTCCAAGATCGGACGCAAGGGCGGCCACAAGGGCGGCGAGGCCCGCGTGGCGCAGTCGCGCGCGGCGGAGCGGACGACGCGTCGCCGACGCTGA
- a CDS encoding HAD-IB family phosphatase yields MPTPTHRSRREAIDLANGWLQMVSTHRRPPRDEIHPDRRGRFELVLFDMDGTLVDKLSSWEMIHHALGVSNAANWERYSRGEIDDHEFMRSDIELWKLGGREIHVEEIESILATAELMPGAKECMDALHARGIATGIMSGGLDVLAHRVAVDLGMDMYVANGLALDDAGRVAGKGICFVEIRDKGRPTREVLSKLGVPKERVAAVGNSVWDAPMFAEASFSVAVNPADYGVRKAATRVVEGKDLREVLAHLLEADRA; encoded by the coding sequence ATGCCGACGCCGACGCACCGTTCCCGTCGCGAAGCGATCGACCTCGCGAACGGCTGGCTCCAGATGGTGTCCACGCACCGCCGGCCCCCGCGCGACGAGATCCATCCCGACCGCCGCGGGCGATTCGAGCTCGTCCTCTTCGACATGGACGGGACGCTCGTGGACAAGCTGTCGAGCTGGGAGATGATCCATCATGCGCTCGGCGTTTCGAACGCCGCGAACTGGGAGCGTTACTCGCGCGGCGAGATCGACGACCATGAATTCATGCGCTCCGACATCGAACTCTGGAAGCTCGGCGGGCGCGAGATCCACGTCGAGGAGATCGAGTCGATCCTCGCGACGGCCGAGCTCATGCCCGGCGCGAAGGAATGCATGGACGCGCTCCACGCCCGCGGCATCGCGACGGGCATCATGAGCGGCGGGCTCGACGTCCTCGCGCACCGGGTCGCGGTCGACCTCGGCATGGACATGTACGTCGCGAACGGCCTCGCGCTCGACGACGCCGGACGCGTCGCGGGCAAGGGCATCTGCTTCGTCGAGATCCGCGACAAGGGCCGCCCGACGCGCGAGGTCCTCTCGAAGCTGGGCGTTCCGAAGGAACGCGTCGCGGCGGTCGGAAACAGCGTGTGGGACGCGCCGATGTTCGCCGAGGCCTCGTTCTCCGTCGCGGTGAACCCCGCGGACTACGGCGTGCGCAAGGCCGCGACGCGCGTCGTGGAGGGAAAGGACCTGCGCGAGGTGCTTGCGCATCTCCTCGAGGCGGATCGGGCCTAG
- a CDS encoding SRPBCC domain-containing protein, whose translation MARSILIRAPPDEVYDAFRNEERLRIWYFDDARVDFRVGGQLAFNGPEGSVTATYREITPTQIVTDYNPPWWGRVTWSISTERNGTRVALRHEGFEGKEEWMDRFAWGWEAFLKSLKAHLEGRPVK comes from the coding sequence GTGGCGCGGTCGATCCTCATCCGGGCTCCCCCCGACGAGGTCTACGACGCCTTCCGCAACGAGGAGCGCCTGCGGATCTGGTACTTTGACGACGCGCGGGTCGATTTCCGCGTGGGCGGCCAGCTCGCCTTCAACGGGCCCGAGGGCTCCGTGACGGCCACCTACCGCGAGATCACGCCCACGCAGATCGTGACCGACTACAATCCGCCCTGGTGGGGCCGGGTCACGTGGTCGATCTCGACGGAGCGCAACGGCACGCGTGTCGCGTTGCGCCACGAGGGCTTCGAGGGTAAGGAGGAATGGATGGATCGCTTCGCCTGGGGTTGGGAGGCCTTCCTGAAGAGCCTGAAGGCGCACCTCGAGGGGCGGCCCGTCAAGTGA
- a CDS encoding acyl-CoA dehydrogenase produces MTGARDGYAFDLSEEQELIVKTVREFCEREVGPTAKRRDETAEFPHDILKKMAGLGLLGPVTPVEYGGAGLDARTYALIMEELSRWDAAVGVTYGVHTSVAVHPVVDAGSPEQMSRFLPKLASGERIGAFALSEPGAGSDPGGLATTAVRDGDHYVLNGTKTWCTNGHHAGHVIVMARTDPKAGNRGLSAFVVEPSKTPGFKPTSVEHKMGIRASVTSEIVLDNARVPAENLLGKEGDGFKLAMKALDASRIGIGAQGLGIARACLESSLAYAKEREQFGKPIGAFQAIQFYIADMATQVDAARFLVQRAAYLKDMGRPFTKEAAMAKLYATEVAQRAAITAVQIHGGNGYTTDYPVERYMRDAKVTTIYEGTSEIQHIVIARQLGLPGGM; encoded by the coding sequence ATGACCGGCGCCCGCGACGGCTACGCCTTCGACCTCTCGGAGGAGCAGGAGCTGATCGTCAAGACCGTCCGCGAGTTCTGCGAGCGCGAAGTCGGCCCCACCGCGAAGCGTCGCGACGAGACGGCCGAGTTTCCGCACGACATCCTGAAGAAGATGGCCGGCCTCGGCCTTCTGGGCCCGGTCACGCCCGTCGAATACGGCGGCGCGGGCCTCGACGCGCGCACCTACGCGCTCATCATGGAGGAGCTCTCGCGCTGGGACGCGGCGGTCGGCGTCACCTACGGCGTGCACACCTCCGTCGCGGTCCACCCGGTCGTGGACGCGGGGTCGCCCGAGCAGATGTCGCGGTTCCTCCCGAAGCTCGCCTCGGGCGAGCGCATCGGCGCGTTCGCGCTGAGCGAGCCGGGCGCCGGGTCCGACCCGGGCGGCCTCGCGACGACCGCGGTGCGCGACGGAGACCACTACGTCCTGAACGGCACGAAGACGTGGTGCACGAACGGCCACCACGCGGGCCACGTCATCGTGATGGCGCGCACGGATCCGAAGGCCGGCAACCGCGGCCTGAGCGCGTTCGTGGTGGAGCCTTCGAAGACGCCCGGCTTCAAGCCGACGAGCGTCGAGCACAAGATGGGCATCCGCGCGAGCGTCACGAGCGAGATCGTCCTCGACAACGCCCGCGTGCCCGCCGAGAACCTCCTCGGGAAGGAGGGCGACGGGTTCAAGCTCGCAATGAAGGCGCTCGACGCCTCGCGCATCGGCATCGGCGCGCAGGGCCTCGGCATCGCCCGCGCGTGCCTCGAATCGAGCCTCGCCTATGCGAAGGAGCGCGAGCAATTCGGGAAGCCGATCGGCGCCTTCCAGGCCATCCAGTTCTACATCGCCGACATGGCGACGCAGGTCGACGCGGCCCGCTTTCTCGTGCAGCGCGCGGCGTACCTCAAGGACATGGGCCGACCCTTCACGAAGGAAGCCGCGATGGCGAAGCTCTACGCGACCGAGGTCGCGCAGCGCGCCGCCATCACCGCGGTGCAGATCCACGGCGGCAACGGCTACACGACGGACTATCCCGTCGAGCGCTACATGCGCGACGCGAAGGTCACGACCATCTACGAGGGGACCTCGGAGATTCAGCACATCGTGATCGCGCGCCAGCTCGGGCTGCCGGGCGGGATGTAG
- a CDS encoding bifunctional N(6)-L-threonylcarbamoyladenine synthase/serine/threonine protein kinase, with amino-acid sequence MKVLGIEGTAHTFGVGIVEETREDGRDPKILASALDMFRPESGGIHPREAANHHADVAGAILEKALATAGLAARDIDLVAFSQGPGLGPCLRTAATAARAFAIAAGKPLVGVNHCVAHLEIGRAVTPADDPVLLYASGGNTQIIAYTEGRYRVFGETLDVGVGNMLDKFAREEGIPFPGGPEIEKIAKGGSKLLELPYSIRGMDMAFSGILTAARAHLAKGESMADVCFSIQETTFAMLTEVTERALAHTEKHEVVLGGGVACNERLFQMTREMAEARGAKAYRPAKGLLIDNGAMIAHQGYMQRAHAAKDLSETIVDQRQRTDDIAVSWRGPERRVFLGAVDGAYHGAEAVVAATRLIERAAITKRRSPKPYRHALLDRSLRAARTRAEARALVGARRAGVRTPLVYDLHEAESLLVLERLEGEQLKETLHREPARAEGLLRALGEACARLHASHLVHGDLTTSNVLVQPDGALALIDFGLASPTDEDEAKGVDLHVLMEGLTATHADIPDAFARVLDGYRAGGGTRAVEEKVEEIARRGRYRGT; translated from the coding sequence ATGAAGGTCCTCGGGATCGAAGGAACCGCCCACACGTTCGGCGTGGGCATCGTCGAGGAGACGCGGGAGGACGGCCGGGATCCGAAGATCCTCGCCTCCGCGCTCGACATGTTCCGCCCCGAGTCGGGGGGCATCCACCCACGCGAGGCGGCAAACCACCACGCGGACGTCGCGGGCGCCATCCTCGAGAAGGCCCTTGCGACCGCGGGGCTTGCGGCGCGCGACATCGACCTTGTCGCCTTCAGCCAGGGCCCGGGCCTCGGCCCGTGCCTGCGGACGGCCGCGACCGCCGCGCGCGCGTTCGCGATCGCCGCCGGGAAACCGCTCGTCGGCGTGAACCACTGCGTCGCGCACCTCGAGATCGGCCGCGCGGTCACGCCCGCCGACGACCCCGTGCTGCTCTACGCCTCGGGCGGCAACACGCAGATCATCGCCTACACCGAGGGTCGCTACCGCGTCTTCGGCGAGACGCTCGACGTCGGCGTCGGCAACATGCTCGACAAGTTCGCGCGCGAGGAGGGCATTCCCTTTCCGGGCGGGCCGGAGATCGAGAAGATCGCGAAGGGCGGCTCGAAGCTTCTCGAGCTCCCCTACAGCATCCGCGGAATGGACATGGCCTTCAGCGGCATCCTCACCGCCGCGCGCGCCCACCTCGCGAAGGGCGAATCGATGGCGGACGTATGCTTCTCCATCCAGGAGACGACCTTCGCGATGCTCACCGAGGTCACGGAGCGCGCCCTCGCCCACACCGAGAAGCACGAGGTGGTGCTCGGCGGCGGCGTCGCGTGCAACGAGCGCCTCTTCCAGATGACGCGCGAGATGGCCGAGGCGCGCGGAGCCAAGGCGTACCGACCCGCGAAGGGTCTCCTCATCGACAACGGCGCGATGATCGCGCATCAGGGATACATGCAGCGCGCGCACGCCGCGAAGGATCTCAGCGAGACGATCGTGGACCAGCGCCAGCGGACCGACGACATCGCCGTGAGCTGGCGCGGCCCCGAGCGGAGGGTCTTCCTCGGCGCGGTGGACGGGGCCTACCACGGCGCCGAAGCCGTCGTCGCCGCGACGCGCCTCATCGAGCGCGCGGCGATCACGAAGCGCCGATCGCCGAAGCCATACCGACACGCGCTCCTGGACCGCAGCCTGCGCGCGGCCCGGACCCGCGCGGAGGCGCGCGCGCTCGTGGGCGCGCGTCGCGCGGGCGTGCGCACGCCGCTCGTGTACGACCTGCACGAGGCCGAATCGCTCCTCGTGCTGGAGCGCCTGGAAGGCGAGCAGCTCAAGGAGACGCTCCACCGCGAGCCCGCGCGCGCCGAGGGGCTCCTGCGCGCGCTCGGCGAGGCGTGCGCGAGGCTCCACGCCTCGCATCTCGTCCACGGCGACCTCACGACCTCGAACGTGCTCGTCCAGCCCGACGGCGCGCTCGCGCTCATCGACTTCGGCCTCGCGTCCCCCACGGACGAGGACGAGGCGAAGGGCGTGGACCTCCACGTCCTCATGGAGGGACTCACGGCGACCCACGCCGACATCCCCGACGCCTTCGCCCGGGTCCTCGACGGCTACCGCGCGGGGGGCGGCACGAGGGCGGTCGAGGAGAAGGTGGAGGAGATCGCGCGCAGGGGACGCTACCGGGGGACGTGA
- a CDS encoding class I SAM-dependent methyltransferase: MLRTVGAFPSSVAATTERYRGDAERLEARRRAYLDPAFLASLPARAGLSPGDRVLDLGTGGGFLARALARSIPLRVTGLDLDAGALAWAARAVADEGHRWMDHVQGDATRLPVKPGRFDAVVCLTLLCVVPDPAAVVRAAREALKPGGRFLAIEWSGVGSFSDPADREHEVLAREAAAAWVRGFDAAHGARHHLGGDVPALALDAALDDVRVGGHLAVFSPADRSRPLADRVEAVRNERAEIGPSLERRLSTGGMPEERIARYVAKRSAALDALLADPTEARFARAAWVQTLPMTVVSAKR; encoded by the coding sequence ATGTTAAGGACGGTCGGCGCCTTCCCCAGCAGCGTGGCGGCGACGACAGAGCGGTATCGGGGCGACGCGGAACGGCTGGAGGCGCGCCGACGCGCCTATCTCGATCCCGCGTTCCTCGCCTCGCTCCCTGCGCGCGCTGGCCTCTCCCCGGGAGACCGCGTGCTCGACCTCGGCACGGGCGGCGGCTTCCTCGCCCGGGCCCTCGCGCGTTCGATTCCGCTCCGCGTGACGGGTCTCGATCTCGACGCGGGGGCGCTCGCCTGGGCCGCGCGCGCGGTCGCGGACGAGGGCCACCGCTGGATGGACCATGTGCAGGGGGACGCGACGCGCTTGCCGGTGAAGCCGGGGCGCTTCGACGCCGTCGTGTGCCTCACCCTCCTCTGCGTCGTGCCCGACCCTGCCGCCGTCGTCCGCGCCGCGCGCGAGGCGCTCAAGCCGGGTGGACGCTTCCTCGCGATCGAGTGGTCCGGGGTGGGCTCCTTCTCGGATCCCGCGGACCGGGAGCACGAGGTCCTCGCGCGCGAGGCCGCCGCCGCGTGGGTGCGCGGGTTCGACGCGGCGCACGGCGCCCGTCACCACCTCGGCGGCGACGTTCCGGCGCTCGCCCTCGATGCGGCCCTCGACGACGTGCGCGTCGGAGGCCACCTCGCCGTGTTCTCGCCGGCCGACCGATCGCGTCCCCTCGCGGATCGCGTGGAGGCGGTGCGCAACGAGCGCGCGGAGATCGGCCCCTCGCTCGAGCGCCGGCTTTCGACGGGCGGGATGCCCGAGGAGCGCATCGCGCGCTATGTCGCGAAGCGCTCGGCGGCGCTCGACGCGCTCCTTGCGGACCCCACGGAGGCGCGCTTCGCGCGCGCCGCGTGGGTGCAGACGCTTCCGATGACGGTGGTCTCCGCGAAGCGCTAG
- a CDS encoding tRNA(Ile)(2)-agmatinylcytidine synthase — translation MPFHLAFDDTDARDGMCSTFLVNRVLEAFPECDPVGLPRLVRLNPNVPWKTRGNAALALALGRGAGDPIAVAASLPAGRRHAYARAAPDDPVDPDEAFERLGAVLAEWARTDAEGTEPGWVVSRARPPRAFYERAVTDIVPLGDARAALEAAGARYSGLKGGRGLIGAAAALAWTPLDRTFEAIAYRAKPRWGSPRDVSEASVAAIGRAFPSTFDSYDDVNDEVVCVPSSPCPVLAGLRGDDPDALPRALATLVGESFAEWTLFETNQATDEHLVDLRPSEARALASARMPGRVLGEPWRAGGHAFVAFGDEGARVTLAAYAPTRALRDIVMALRPGDALIACGGLHAAPDNGLTLGLEKLRIDALAPRRVKVANPRCSACDRSMHSAGRGAGHRCKGCGAKAGEEAATWSDEPRRVPLGWHEAPARARRHLAMPLRRLGRSPQPLSAEPAMQAR, via the coding sequence GTGCCCTTCCACCTCGCGTTCGACGACACCGACGCGCGCGACGGGATGTGCAGCACGTTCCTCGTGAACCGCGTCCTCGAAGCCTTCCCCGAATGCGATCCCGTCGGCCTTCCGCGCCTCGTGCGCCTGAACCCGAACGTTCCGTGGAAGACGCGCGGCAACGCCGCGCTCGCGCTCGCACTCGGCCGCGGCGCGGGCGACCCGATCGCGGTCGCGGCCTCGCTTCCCGCCGGCAGGCGACATGCCTACGCGCGCGCCGCCCCCGACGACCCCGTGGATCCCGACGAGGCGTTCGAGCGGCTCGGCGCGGTCCTCGCCGAATGGGCCCGGACCGACGCCGAGGGCACGGAGCCGGGCTGGGTCGTCTCGCGCGCGCGGCCGCCGCGCGCGTTCTACGAGCGCGCCGTCACGGACATCGTGCCGCTCGGCGACGCGCGCGCGGCGCTCGAAGCCGCCGGGGCCCGGTACTCGGGACTCAAGGGAGGACGCGGACTCATCGGCGCCGCGGCGGCCCTTGCCTGGACGCCGCTCGACCGCACCTTCGAGGCCATCGCGTACCGCGCGAAGCCGCGCTGGGGATCGCCCCGCGACGTGTCGGAGGCCTCCGTCGCCGCGATCGGACGCGCCTTCCCGAGCACGTTCGATTCCTACGACGACGTGAACGACGAGGTGGTGTGCGTGCCCTCGTCGCCGTGTCCCGTCCTCGCGGGCTTGAGGGGCGACGATCCCGACGCGCTCCCCCGCGCGCTCGCGACGCTCGTGGGCGAATCTTTCGCCGAGTGGACGCTCTTCGAGACCAACCAGGCGACCGACGAGCACCTCGTCGACCTCCGACCGTCCGAAGCCCGCGCGCTCGCGAGCGCGCGGATGCCGGGACGAGTCCTCGGCGAGCCGTGGCGCGCCGGCGGCCACGCCTTTGTGGCCTTCGGCGACGAGGGGGCCCGGGTCACGCTCGCCGCCTACGCGCCGACGCGCGCGCTCCGCGACATCGTCATGGCGCTCCGGCCGGGGGACGCGCTTATCGCCTGCGGAGGACTCCATGCGGCGCCCGACAACGGGCTCACGCTCGGCCTCGAGAAGCTGCGCATCGACGCGCTCGCCCCGCGGCGCGTCAAGGTCGCGAACCCGCGGTGCAGCGCCTGCGACCGCAGCATGCACAGCGCCGGGCGCGGGGCGGGCCACCGGTGCAAGGGATGCGGGGCCAAGGCGGGCGAGGAGGCGGCGACGTGGTCGGACGAGCCCCGCCGGGTCCCGCTCGGGTGGCACGAGGCGCCCGCCAGGGCGCGACGCCACCTCGCGATGCCGCTCAGGCGCCTGGGGAGGTCGCCGCAACCCCTTTCAGCAGAACCCGCCATGCAGGCCCGATGA